The proteins below are encoded in one region of Helianthus annuus cultivar XRQ/B chromosome 2, HanXRQr2.0-SUNRISE, whole genome shotgun sequence:
- the LOC110922963 gene encoding MICOS complex subunit mic25a, producing MDDAFTIQISTNLVKQLAADTDKVKKKRKPKPKTPKPPQQNHIQPTNQNNFNDDSQTLKPVHPAAGWPPMYLPIPPPAPPANAELDAIRSVLRESERVLEKVEKKEDEMVVEVTQKAKELHDKEFKLPEPKPMPCSDDLNACLDCYRENTKDPLKCSNLVKNFADCVRTIRQQVSPSNK from the coding sequence ATGGATGATGCATTCACCATTCAAATAAGTACCAACTTAGTCAAACAGCTAGCTGCCGACACCGACAAAGTGAAGAAGAAACGAAAACCGAAACCCAAGACACCAAAACCGCCCCAACAAAACCATATTCAACCCACCAACCAGAACAACTTCAACGACGACTCCCAAACGCTAAAACCTGTGCACCCTGCCGCTGGATGGCCGCCAATGTACCTCCCAATTCCGCCACCTGCACCGCCTGCTAATGCTGAGCTGGACGCCATCCGGTCTGTCCTTCGGGAAAGCGAAAGGGTTTTGGAGAAAGTGGAAAAGAAAGAAGATGAGATGGTGGTCGAAGTGACGCAAAAGGCGAAAGAGCTTCATGATAAAGAGTTTAAACTTCCGGAGCCAAAACCTATGCCGTGTTCGGATGATTTAAACGCTTGCTTGGATTGCTACAGAGAAAACACTAAGGACCCGTTGAAATGCAGTAATTTGGTCAAGAACTTTGCTGATTGTGTTCGCACTATACGACAGCAAGTCAGCCCGTCAAATAAATAA